From the genome of Spinacia oleracea cultivar Varoflay chromosome 2, BTI_SOV_V1, whole genome shotgun sequence, one region includes:
- the LOC110791258 gene encoding cullin-1: MNDRKVIELEQGWEFMGKGITKLKRILEGLPEPPFNSEDYMMLYTTIYNMCTQKPPHDYSQQLYDNYKEAFVDYIHSTVLPSLGDKHDEFMLRELVKRWSNHKVMVRWLSRFFHYLDRYFIARRSLPSLNDVGLTCFRDLVYQEISGKAKDAVIALIDEEREGGQIDRALLKNVLDIYVEIGMTQMDYYEKDFEAHMLDDTAAYYSRKASSWILEDSCPEYMLKSEECLKKEKDRVAHYLHSSSEPKLLEKVQNELLLVYENQLLEKENSGCRALLKDDKVEDLSRMYRLYSKVTKGLEPIGSIFKQHITDEGTALVQQAEDAAISKAENAGGGSHEQVFVRKVIELHDKFMTYVTDCFNSHTIFHKALKEAFEVFLNKGVAGSSSAELLASFCDNILKKGGSEKLSDEAIEDSLEKVVKLLAYVSDKDLFAEFYRKKLSRRLLFDKSANDDHERSILTKLKQQCGGQFTSKMEGMVTDLTLARENQTNFEEYLGQNTDASPGLDLTVTVLTTGFWPSYKSSDLNLPAEMVRCVEVFKQFYQTKTKHRKLTWVYSLGSCNINGKFGPKTIELVVGTYQAAALMLFNTSDRLSYSEITTQLNLADEDLVRVLQSLSCAKYKILLKEPSTRNVISTDCFSFNSNFTDRMRRIRIPLPPMDERKKVVEDVDKDRRYAIDASIVRIMKSRKALGYQQLITECVEQLSRMFKPDFKAIKKRIEDLITRDYIERDKENPQLFRYLA; this comes from the exons ATGAACGATCGTAAAGTTATCGAACTAGAGCAAGGATGGGAGTTCATGGGGAAGGGGATTACGAAGTTGAAAAGGATTTTGGAAGGATTACCAGAGCCGCCTTTTAATTCGGAAGACTACATGATGCTGTACAC GACAATATACAACATGTGTACACAGAAACCCCCTCATGATTACTCTCAACAACTCTATGACAATTACAAAGAGGCATTTGTGGATTACATACATTCAACG GTTTTACCTTCTTTGGGGGACAAACATGATGAGTTTATGCTGAGAGAGCTTGTGAAGAGATGGTCAAATCATAAAGTAATGGTGAGGTGGTTGTCTCGCTTCTTCCATTATCTGGATCGGTACTTCATCGCTCGGAGATCGCTTCCTTCTTTGAATGATGTTGGATTGACGTGCTTCCGTGATCTG GTTTATCAAGAAATATCTGGCAAAGCCAAGGATGCTGTTATTGCTCTG ATTGATGAAGAAAGAGAGGGTGGGCAAATTGACAGAGCCTTATTGAAGAATGTACTTGATAtatacgttgaaattggaatgaCACAAATGGATTACTACGAAAAGGACTTTGAAGCTCATATGCTGGATGATACTGCTGCTTATTACTCACGCAAGGCCTCAAGCTGGATTCTGGAGGACTCATGTCCGGAATACATGTTGAAG TCGGAGGAGTGTTTGAAGAAAGAGAAAGATAGAGTGGCTCATTATCTACATTCCAGCAGTGAGCCAAAGCTTCTGGAG AAAGTACAAAATGAGTTGCTACTGGTTTACGAAAATCAGTTGCTTGAGAAGGAGAATTCTGGATGTCGTGCATTGTTGAAAGATGACAAG GTGGAAGATCTTTCCAGGATGTACAGGCTTTATAGCAAGGTTACCAAAGGGTTGGAACCCATTGGCAGTATCTTCAAACAG CATATAACCGATGAAGGAACAGCCCTGGTGCAGCAGGCCGAAGACGCTGCAATTAGCAAG GCTGAAAATGCTGGCGGTGGTTCACATGAGCAG GTCTTCGTCAGGAAAGTGATTGAGTTGCATGACAAATTTATGACCTATGTTACAGATTGCTTCAACAGCCATACCATCTTTCACAAG GCTCTCAAGGAAGCTTTTGAGGTATTCTTAAACAAGGGTGTTGCTGGTAGTTCAAGTGCTGAACTTCTAGCTTCATTTTGTGATAATATTCTCAAGAAAGGTGGTAGTGAAAAATTAAGTGATGAGGCTATTGAGGATTCACTGGAGAAg GTGGTGAAGCTTCTCGCATATGTCAGTGATAAAGACCTGTTTGCTGAATTTTACAG AAAGAAGCTCTCTCGCCGGCTACTCTTTGACAAAAGTGCTAATGATGATCATGAGAGGAGTATTTTAACAAAATTGAAGCAGCAGTGTGGGGGACAGTTCACATCAAAGATGGAGGGGATG GTGACAGACTTGACATTGGCGAGGGAGAATCAAACTAATTTTGAGGAATATCTTGGACAAAATACAGATGCCAGTCCTGGTCTTGATTTGACTGTGACAGTTTTGACCACTGGGTTCTGGCCAAGTTACAAATCTTCTGATCTTAACCTTCCTGCTGAGATG gTGAGGTGTGTTGAAGTTTTTAAGCAATTTTATCAAACAAAGACAAAACACAGGAAGCTCACCTGGGTATATTCGTTGGGAAGTTGTAACATTAATGGCAAGTTTGGTCCGAAAACAATTGAATTGGTTGTTGGAACTTATCAG GCTGCTGCGCTGATGCTCTTTAACACATCAGATCGACTGAGTTATTCAGAAATAACGACCCAACTAAATCTAGCTGACGAAGACTTGGTTAGAGTGCTTCAATCTCTATCTTGCGCAAAGTATAAGATTCTTCTAAAAGAGCCAAGCACAAGAAACGTGATCTCAACTGATTGTTTTTCATTCAACTCTAATTTTACTGACAGAATGAGGAGGATTAGG ATTCCTCTTCCTCCAATGGATGAGAGGAAAAAGGTTGTTGAAGATGTTGACAAAGATAGAAGATATGCTATTGATGCCTCAATTGTACGCATAATGAAAAGTAGGAAGGCTTTGGGATATCAACAATTAATCACGGAGTGTGTGGAGCAGCTAAGCCGCATGTTCAAG CCTGATTTCAAAGCAATTAAGAAGAGGATCGAGGACTTGATAACCAGAGATTATATTGAAAGAGACAAGGAAAACCCTCAGCTATTCCGGTACTTGGCTTGA